One genomic window of Pseudomonas aeruginosa includes the following:
- a CDS encoding T6SS phospholipase effector Tle1-like catalytic domain-containing protein, whose protein sequence is MPNFGFHIAPTHPVAGRLIYDSKKLSENILKQQSDERVFSRAQEQKRLSEGDVVGGAPCCKAIHITLGFDGTNNNDKADGSSVSPSCSNVARLIHASIGSGDDINSRGIFKYYCPGVGTVFPDIKEFTPSNMGLIGAEGGENRINWGLVQLVDALFYTLLKSRLKLNEVQGLVEEMSTNWTVSTLTGGLLENGEKKRRTALEPKLKELEEKLRQRQNSGQKPHILAMRLYVYGFSRGAAEARAFANWLQELTRVSDADGRVEYRFAGLPISIEFLGLFDTVAAVGLADSAPFAAGHMDWADDTMRLPDEALSQCLPTILPEDCSFLKRCVHLVSCHEQRASFPLDSIRRRDMDANGRRTGPSCYRKWTVEYAYPGVHSDVGGGYGVGNQGKAVGGSEFLLSQIALQHMYAEAFEAGAPLQVPAPAVHPDFHEEWRVMVPKIEAEFSVSEELATRFNAWQAQAKAGPLEEVIRRETALITAWRIDRYAGGLRNKAFFANVPPDMPEAQQKAWEALHKRRSREYAAAQQGKPLPPMSAAEQAEWDRNVALIGGEDKLRDLRVEKQFDPPLDQRQLLGAAAEFAHDYKGDWGVLDDGMTVGGVIDLLLGGTVFLINEEDEAEEYSQIHRDGSARYHQLFSAPDRVVPGQEKLVALFDEQVHDSRAWFMNTSAIGPREPFTDYFRYRLVHFDNESNKRLSVLATAGRVVGVGVMLASVGLSVKRRDPRMLLGLFLPSLARPLLSGKVGLPEISAFDPLTGIALPMVGGAALDNLRAFTREPGDKVEQIGQLPPPPPLAVAAVQSPALQQVLLAQQTVEALNARDLGSLAGLVAKAELTQAPAAATPAWLAEAKQALQDMGTEQAQPPDPGSAPGWLQRGKDLMESL, encoded by the coding sequence ATGCCTAATTTTGGATTTCATATAGCACCCACCCATCCTGTGGCAGGGCGCCTGATTTATGATTCTAAAAAATTATCAGAAAATATATTAAAGCAGCAGAGCGATGAACGGGTTTTTTCAAGGGCGCAAGAGCAAAAAAGGCTTTCTGAAGGTGACGTAGTCGGTGGTGCGCCTTGCTGTAAAGCTATCCATATTACACTTGGTTTTGATGGGACTAATAATAACGATAAGGCTGATGGTTCATCGGTTTCTCCATCTTGCAGTAATGTCGCTAGGCTAATTCATGCAAGTATTGGGAGCGGCGATGATATAAACAGTAGGGGGATTTTTAAGTACTATTGCCCAGGTGTGGGTACGGTGTTTCCGGATATTAAAGAATTTACGCCTTCAAACATGGGATTAATTGGTGCTGAGGGAGGCGAAAATCGAATAAACTGGGGGCTGGTTCAGTTAGTTGATGCTCTTTTCTATACTTTATTAAAAAGTAGGCTTAAACTAAATGAGGTTCAGGGCCTAGTAGAAGAAATGTCCACTAACTGGACCGTCAGTACGCTCACTGGTGGTTTATTGGAAAACGGCGAGAAAAAACGCCGAACTGCCTTGGAGCCAAAACTCAAGGAACTGGAAGAAAAGCTTCGACAGCGTCAGAACTCTGGACAGAAACCGCATATCCTGGCCATGCGCTTGTATGTCTACGGATTCTCCCGTGGGGCGGCAGAAGCACGAGCCTTTGCCAACTGGCTGCAGGAGCTAACCCGGGTCAGCGATGCCGATGGTCGGGTGGAATATCGCTTTGCCGGTCTGCCGATCTCGATCGAGTTCCTCGGCCTTTTCGATACCGTGGCGGCAGTTGGGCTGGCGGATAGTGCGCCGTTCGCTGCCGGGCATATGGATTGGGCCGATGACACCATGCGCCTGCCCGATGAGGCCCTCTCCCAGTGCCTGCCGACCATCCTGCCGGAAGACTGTTCTTTTCTGAAACGTTGCGTGCATCTGGTTTCCTGTCATGAGCAGCGTGCCAGTTTTCCACTCGATTCGATCCGCCGTCGTGACATGGATGCCAACGGACGTCGGACGGGGCCCTCCTGCTACCGGAAGTGGACGGTGGAATATGCTTATCCTGGTGTTCACTCGGATGTTGGTGGCGGTTATGGCGTCGGCAACCAGGGGAAAGCTGTGGGAGGTTCGGAATTTCTACTATCCCAGATAGCGTTGCAGCATATGTATGCGGAGGCTTTCGAGGCAGGTGCTCCTTTGCAAGTTCCAGCACCTGCCGTCCATCCAGACTTTCATGAAGAGTGGCGGGTAATGGTGCCCAAGATTGAAGCGGAGTTCAGCGTCTCCGAAGAACTCGCCACCCGTTTCAACGCCTGGCAGGCCCAGGCCAAGGCCGGCCCCCTGGAAGAGGTGATCCGTCGCGAGACCGCGTTGATCACCGCCTGGCGCATCGACCGCTATGCCGGCGGGCTGCGCAACAAGGCGTTCTTCGCCAATGTCCCGCCGGACATGCCGGAAGCCCAGCAGAAGGCCTGGGAGGCCCTGCACAAACGGCGTAGCCGGGAGTACGCGGCCGCCCAGCAGGGCAAGCCGCTCCCGCCGATGAGCGCCGCCGAACAGGCGGAGTGGGATCGCAACGTGGCGCTGATCGGCGGCGAGGACAAACTGCGCGACCTGCGGGTGGAGAAGCAGTTCGATCCGCCGCTGGACCAGCGCCAACTACTCGGCGCCGCCGCCGAGTTCGCCCATGACTACAAGGGCGACTGGGGCGTGCTCGACGACGGCATGACGGTGGGCGGAGTGATCGACCTGCTGCTCGGCGGCACCGTATTCCTGATCAACGAGGAAGACGAAGCCGAGGAATACAGCCAGATCCACCGCGACGGCAGCGCGCGCTACCACCAGTTGTTCAGCGCTCCCGACCGGGTGGTGCCGGGCCAGGAAAAGCTGGTGGCGCTGTTCGACGAACAGGTGCACGACTCCCGCGCCTGGTTCATGAACACTTCGGCGATAGGCCCGCGAGAACCCTTCACCGACTACTTCCGCTATCGCCTGGTGCATTTCGACAACGAGTCGAACAAGCGGCTCTCGGTACTGGCCACCGCCGGGCGGGTGGTAGGCGTAGGGGTGATGCTGGCCAGCGTCGGCCTCAGCGTCAAGCGTCGCGATCCGCGGATGCTGCTCGGGCTGTTCCTGCCATCGCTGGCGCGTCCGCTGCTGAGCGGCAAGGTCGGCCTGCCGGAGATCAGCGCCTTCGACCCGCTGACCGGGATCGCCTTGCCGATGGTCGGCGGGGCGGCGCTGGACAACCTGCGGGCCTTCACCCGCGAGCCTGGCGACAAGGTCGAGCAGATCGGCCAGTTGCCGCCACCGCCGCCGCTGGCGGTCGCGGCGGTGCAATCGCCCGCATTGCAGCAGGTGCTGCTGGCTCAGCAGACCGTGGAGGCGCTCAACGCGCGCGACCTGGGCAGCCTGGCCGGGCTGGTGGCCAAGGCCGAACTCACCCAGGCGCCCGCGGCGGCGACGCCGGCCTGGCTCGCCGAGGCGAAGCAGGCCTTGCAGGACATGGGTACGGAGCAGGCGCAACCGCCGGACCCCGGCTCGGCGCCGGGCTGGCTGCAGCGCGGCAAGGACCTGATGGAATCGCTTTGA